A portion of the Krasilnikovia cinnamomea genome contains these proteins:
- a CDS encoding acetyl/propionyl/methylcrotonyl-CoA carboxylase subunit alpha — translation MSKVLIANRGEIAVRVARACRDAGIASVAVYADPDRDALHVRAADEAFALGGDTPASSYLDVDKILGAARASGADAVHPGYGFLSENADFAQAVLDAGLIWIGPPPQAIRDLGDKVAARHIAQRAGAPLVAGTPDPVAGSAEVVAFADVHGLPVAIKAAFGGGGRGLKVARTREEIPELYESAVREAVAAFGRGECFVERYLDRPRHVETQCLADRHGNVAVISTRDCSLQRRHQKLVEEAPAPFLSDAQVAELYAASKAILKEAGYVGAGTVEFLVGSDGTISFLEVNTRLQVEHPVTEEVSGIDLVREMFRIADGEELGYTDPPLRGHSFEFRINGEDPGRNFLPAPGAITRFEPPTGPGVRLDTGVEAGSVIGPAWDSLLAKLIVTGATREQALQRSARALAELAIEGMATAVPFHRAVVTDPAFAPELSGRAGPFTVHTRWIETEFVNDIPPFGAAAAGQAGEDHPRETIVVEVGGKRLEVRLPSDLGTSRARGPRVPGARPTHRAAAKSTPPTSGDALTAPMQGTVVKVAVEEGDEVKEGDLIVVVEAMKMEQPLTAHRSGTVTGLAAEVGAAVTAGTLICDIKS, via the coding sequence CTGAGCAAGGTGCTCATCGCCAACCGCGGTGAGATCGCGGTCCGGGTGGCCCGGGCCTGCCGGGACGCGGGGATCGCGAGCGTGGCCGTCTACGCCGACCCGGACCGGGACGCCCTGCACGTCCGCGCCGCGGACGAGGCGTTCGCCCTGGGCGGGGACACCCCGGCCAGCAGCTACCTCGACGTCGACAAGATCCTCGGTGCGGCCCGCGCGTCGGGCGCCGACGCCGTGCACCCCGGCTACGGCTTCCTCTCCGAGAACGCCGACTTCGCCCAGGCCGTCCTCGACGCGGGTCTGATCTGGATCGGCCCACCCCCGCAGGCCATCCGCGACCTGGGCGACAAGGTCGCCGCCCGGCACATCGCCCAGCGGGCGGGCGCCCCGCTGGTCGCCGGCACCCCGGACCCGGTGGCGGGCAGCGCCGAGGTCGTCGCGTTCGCCGACGTGCACGGCCTGCCGGTCGCCATCAAGGCCGCATTCGGTGGCGGCGGGCGGGGCCTCAAGGTCGCCCGCACCCGGGAAGAGATTCCCGAACTGTACGAGTCGGCCGTCCGCGAAGCCGTCGCCGCCTTCGGCCGGGGCGAGTGTTTCGTCGAGCGCTACCTCGACCGGCCCCGGCACGTCGAGACCCAGTGCCTCGCCGACCGCCACGGCAACGTCGCCGTGATCTCCACCCGTGACTGCTCCCTGCAACGGCGCCACCAGAAGCTCGTCGAGGAAGCGCCCGCGCCGTTCCTGTCCGACGCGCAGGTCGCCGAGCTGTATGCCGCGTCCAAGGCCATCCTCAAGGAGGCCGGCTATGTCGGCGCCGGCACCGTCGAGTTCCTGGTCGGCAGCGACGGCACGATCTCGTTCCTGGAGGTCAACACCCGGCTGCAGGTGGAGCATCCGGTCACCGAGGAGGTCTCCGGAATCGACCTGGTGCGCGAGATGTTCCGGATCGCCGACGGCGAGGAACTCGGCTACACCGACCCGCCGCTGCGGGGTCACTCGTTCGAATTCCGGATCAACGGGGAGGACCCGGGACGCAACTTCCTCCCGGCTCCCGGCGCGATCACCCGTTTCGAGCCGCCGACCGGACCCGGCGTCCGTCTCGACACCGGCGTCGAGGCCGGCAGCGTGATCGGTCCGGCCTGGGACTCGCTGCTGGCCAAGCTCATCGTCACCGGCGCCACCCGCGAGCAGGCCCTCCAACGCTCCGCGCGGGCGTTGGCGGAGCTGGCCATCGAGGGCATGGCCACGGCGGTCCCGTTTCACCGTGCCGTGGTCACCGACCCAGCCTTCGCCCCCGAGCTGTCCGGCCGCGCAGGACCGTTCACCGTCCACACCCGATGGATCGAAACCGAATTCGTCAACGACATCCCGCCATTCGGTGCGGCCGCCGCCGGGCAAGCGGGGGAGGACCACCCCCGGGAAACCATCGTGGTCGAGGTCGGTGGCAAGCGGTTGGAGGTCCGCCTCCCCTCGGATCTGGGTACGTCGCGAGCCCGCGGCCCGCGCGTGCCCGGCGCCCGGCCCACGCACCGGGCGGCGGCGAAGTCCACGCCGCCCACCTCCGGTGACGCCCTGACGGCACCGATGCAGGGCACCGTCGTCAAGGTCGCCGTCGAAGAAGGCGACGAGGTCAAGGAAGGCGACCTGATCGTCGTCGTGGAGGCGATGAAGATGGAGCAGCCGCTGACCGCGCACCGCTCGGGCACGGTCACCGGACTTGCCGCCGAGGTCGGCGCCGCCGTCACCGCCGGAACGCTCATTTGCGACATCAAGTCCTGA
- a CDS encoding acyl-CoA carboxylase subunit epsilon: MTINVVRGDPSAEELAAVVTVLLSATVTADPARDRPQTSAWAAPHRVLRTAHAYGRVGWRASSFPR, from the coding sequence ATGACGATCAACGTGGTGCGCGGTGACCCGAGCGCCGAGGAACTGGCCGCCGTGGTGACTGTGCTTCTGTCCGCCACCGTCACCGCGGACCCGGCCCGGGACCGCCCGCAGACCAGCGCCTGGGCCGCACCCCACCGCGTGCTGCGCACCGCGCACGCCTACGGCCGCGTCGGCTGGCGCGCCTCGTCCTTCCCCCGATGA
- a CDS encoding acyl-CoA carboxylase subunit beta — MADIDIIITTTAGKLADLRSRVEQAAQPGSERAVAKHHAAGKLTARERIDLLLDEGSFVQLDEFARHRTSQFGLAATRPYGDGVVTGYGSVDGRPVAVFAQDFTVFGGALGEVHGQKIAKVMDFALRTGCPVIGINDSGGARIQEGVAALGAYGEIFRRNTHASGVIPQISLIVGPCAGGAVYSPAITDFTVMVEQTSHMFITGPDVIRTVTGEDVGFEELGGARTHNTVSGVAHYLAGDEKDAIDYVRQLLSYLPSNNLSDPPAFDADADLSLTDTDRELDTLIPDSANQPYDMRTVIEHVLDDAEFLETQPLFAPNIVTGFGRVEGRPVGIVANQPMRFAGCLDIDASEKAARFVRTCDAFNLPVLTFVDVPGFLPGVGQEHDGIIRRGAKLIYAYAEATVPLITVITRKAFGGAYDVMGSKHLGADLNLAWPTAQIAVMGAQGAVSVLHRRTLAEDESQRARLIQEYEDTLLNPYVAAERGYLDAVILPADTRRHIVRGLRQLRTKRESLPPKKHGNIPL, encoded by the coding sequence ATGGCCGACATCGACATCATCATCACCACCACCGCCGGCAAGCTCGCGGATCTGCGGAGTCGCGTCGAGCAGGCGGCGCAGCCCGGCTCGGAGCGGGCGGTGGCAAAGCACCACGCGGCGGGCAAACTGACGGCGCGCGAACGTATCGATCTGCTGCTGGACGAGGGCTCGTTCGTGCAGCTCGACGAGTTCGCCCGGCATCGCACGAGCCAGTTCGGCCTCGCCGCCACCCGGCCGTACGGCGATGGCGTCGTCACCGGCTACGGCAGCGTCGACGGGCGGCCGGTGGCGGTCTTCGCGCAGGACTTCACCGTGTTCGGCGGCGCGCTGGGCGAGGTCCACGGGCAGAAGATCGCCAAGGTGATGGATTTCGCGCTCAGGACGGGCTGCCCGGTGATCGGGATCAACGACTCCGGCGGCGCCCGCATCCAGGAGGGCGTGGCCGCGCTCGGCGCGTACGGTGAGATCTTCCGCCGCAATACGCACGCGAGCGGTGTCATTCCGCAGATCTCGCTGATCGTCGGCCCCTGCGCGGGCGGCGCCGTCTACTCCCCGGCCATCACCGACTTCACCGTCATGGTCGAGCAGACCTCGCACATGTTCATCACCGGCCCGGACGTCATCAGGACCGTCACGGGGGAGGACGTCGGCTTCGAGGAGCTCGGCGGCGCGCGCACCCACAACACGGTGTCCGGGGTGGCCCACTACCTCGCGGGCGACGAGAAGGACGCCATCGACTACGTCCGGCAACTGCTGTCCTACCTGCCGTCGAACAATCTCAGCGATCCGCCCGCCTTCGACGCCGACGCGGACCTCTCGCTCACCGACACCGACCGCGAGCTGGACACCCTGATCCCGGACAGCGCGAACCAGCCCTACGACATGCGTACCGTCATCGAGCACGTGCTGGACGACGCGGAGTTTCTCGAGACCCAGCCGCTGTTCGCGCCGAACATCGTGACCGGCTTCGGCCGGGTGGAGGGCCGGCCGGTCGGCATCGTCGCCAACCAGCCGATGCGCTTCGCCGGCTGCCTCGACATCGACGCCAGTGAGAAGGCCGCCCGGTTCGTGCGCACCTGCGACGCGTTCAACCTGCCGGTGCTGACGTTCGTGGACGTCCCCGGATTCCTGCCGGGCGTCGGCCAGGAGCACGACGGCATCATCCGGCGCGGCGCGAAACTGATCTATGCGTACGCCGAGGCGACCGTGCCACTGATCACGGTGATCACCCGCAAGGCGTTCGGCGGCGCCTACGACGTGATGGGTTCCAAGCATCTGGGCGCCGACCTCAACCTGGCGTGGCCGACCGCGCAGATCGCCGTCATGGGTGCGCAGGGCGCGGTCAGTGTCCTGCATCGGCGCACCCTCGCCGAGGACGAGTCGCAGCGCGCCCGGCTGATCCAGGAGTACGAGGACACGCTGCTCAACCCGTACGTGGCGGCCGAACGCGGCTATCTCGACGCGGTGATCCTGCCTGCGGACACGCGGCGCCACATCGTGCGGGGACTGCGGCAGTTGCGCACCAAACGGGAAAGCCTGCCCCCGAAGAAGCACGGCAACATCCCTCTGTAG
- a CDS encoding cobalamin B12-binding domain-containing protein, producing MNSTPRHVRIVIAKPGLDGHDRGAKVVARALRDAGHEVIYTGLHQTPEQIVATVLAEDAAVLGLSILSGAHLTIVERVTHLLRQAGADDVRILVGGIIPDADIPTLEAMGVDATFTPGAEIRHILAAVGRLRETDLVEVPC from the coding sequence GTGAACAGCACGCCACGCCACGTACGGATAGTGATCGCGAAGCCGGGCCTGGACGGCCACGACCGGGGCGCGAAGGTGGTCGCGCGCGCCCTGCGCGATGCGGGCCACGAGGTCATCTACACGGGCCTGCACCAGACCCCCGAGCAGATCGTCGCCACCGTCCTCGCCGAGGACGCTGCCGTACTGGGCCTGTCCATCCTCTCGGGAGCCCATCTGACCATCGTCGAGCGGGTCACCCACCTGCTGAGGCAGGCCGGCGCGGACGATGTCCGCATCCTGGTCGGCGGCATCATCCCGGACGCGGACATCCCCACCCTCGAAGCCATGGGCGTGGATGCCACGTTCACCCCCGGCGCGGAGATCCGCCACATCCTCGCGGCGGTCGGCCGGCTGCGCGAGACCGACCTGGTGGAGGTGCCATGCTGA